From one Gracilimonas sp. genomic stretch:
- a CDS encoding N-acetylmuramoyl-L-alanine amidase, with protein sequence MTYRNHNSGFNMRISHIYRALPLLFLFLFSFASSFAQTQLHRVSNTARSDGLGYVVRYHLTAPVDSFDILQPAPDLIQMVLYDEEMDTTGLQLPEQSEKLKEVRLYKLNYGYGVDIYLSDDAHYKSKAYLDQNGKDILVNLEVADQREVERYSQQFLARNWYEEIVDESALEVLPPDTAPRNDFYYDVKDKLRFDKIVIDPGHGGWDPGSIGYKGVKEKEITLAVAKKLGAYINEHLPDVEVVYTRTDDSYLGLAELGHFANLAEADLYVSIHCNSYRNQYVRGAEVYFLGLHKSDASFEVMKRENSVFKNETDKELTEEDLLVYELAHSGYIATSEKIAYMIEDQFKNRAQRKSRGVKQAGFQVLFEASMPAVLVELGFITNPAEQRFLTSDYGQSIMASAMFRAIRDYKAEYDQKQAYNTTSSSNQK encoded by the coding sequence ATGACTTACCGAAATCATAACTCCGGCTTCAATATGCGCATATCTCATATTTACAGAGCGCTACCATTGTTGTTTTTATTTCTTTTTTCTTTCGCCAGCAGCTTTGCCCAGACGCAGCTTCACAGGGTTTCGAACACTGCTCGCAGCGATGGCTTGGGATATGTAGTTCGATATCACCTTACCGCACCGGTTGATTCTTTTGACATTCTTCAGCCAGCTCCCGATCTCATTCAGATGGTTTTATACGACGAAGAAATGGATACCACCGGACTTCAGCTGCCTGAACAAAGTGAAAAATTAAAGGAAGTTCGCCTCTATAAGCTCAACTATGGATATGGAGTAGACATTTATCTTTCGGATGATGCCCATTATAAGTCCAAAGCTTACCTCGATCAAAACGGGAAAGATATTTTAGTAAACCTCGAAGTGGCAGATCAGCGTGAGGTTGAGCGATACTCCCAGCAATTTCTGGCCCGTAACTGGTACGAGGAAATTGTAGATGAAAGCGCACTTGAAGTATTACCTCCTGACACTGCGCCAAGAAATGATTTTTACTACGATGTAAAAGATAAACTACGCTTTGATAAAATTGTCATCGATCCCGGACACGGCGGATGGGATCCTGGTTCTATTGGTTATAAAGGAGTCAAGGAAAAAGAAATTACTCTTGCAGTTGCTAAAAAACTGGGCGCATATATTAATGAACACCTCCCGGATGTAGAAGTGGTGTACACCCGTACCGATGACTCATATCTTGGCTTGGCTGAGTTGGGTCACTTTGCGAATCTTGCAGAAGCAGATTTATATGTATCCATCCATTGTAATTCATATAGAAATCAATATGTACGGGGAGCTGAAGTTTATTTTCTCGGACTGCATAAAAGTGATGCCTCTTTCGAGGTTATGAAACGTGAGAACAGTGTATTCAAAAATGAAACAGATAAAGAACTTACTGAAGAAGATTTGCTTGTTTATGAATTGGCACACAGCGGCTACATTGCCACAAGTGAAAAAATAGCCTACATGATTGAAGATCAGTTCAAAAACCGGGCGCAGCGAAAATCACGGGGTGTGAAACAAGCTGGGTTCCAAGTGCTTTTTGAAGCATCCATGCCCGCCGTTTTGGTTGAGCTTGGGTTTATCACCAATCCGGCCGAACAACGGTTTCTTACCAGCGATTACGGCCAAAGTATAATGGCTTCGGCTATGTTTAGAGCCATACGCGATTACAAAGCCGAATACGACCAAAAACAGGCGTACAATACTACTTCATCTTCTAACCAAAAATAA
- the udk gene encoding uridine kinase, protein MSSKPLVIGVAGGSGSGKTTVINYICKEFAKDNILRLEHDSYYRELDHLPFEERVKQNFDHPASLETELMIRHIKALMEGYPVEVPVYDFEKHTRKDETITATPSKVILIDGILIFSEPDLLNLMDVKIFVDTDDDVRLLRRLKRDIQERGRSVDGVLTQYEKFVRPMHLEFVEPSKRYADIIIPRGGKNKVALEMVSALISGKMNG, encoded by the coding sequence ATGTCTTCCAAGCCATTAGTTATTGGAGTTGCCGGAGGAAGCGGCTCGGGCAAAACCACGGTTATCAATTATATCTGCAAGGAATTTGCCAAAGATAACATCCTGCGGCTTGAGCACGACTCCTACTACCGGGAACTGGATCACCTTCCTTTTGAAGAACGTGTAAAACAGAATTTTGACCACCCGGCTTCCCTCGAAACCGAGCTCATGATCCGGCATATAAAAGCACTGATGGAAGGTTATCCCGTAGAAGTTCCGGTTTATGATTTCGAGAAGCACACCCGAAAAGATGAAACCATCACGGCTACACCCTCAAAAGTCATTCTCATTGATGGTATCCTGATTTTTTCTGAGCCTGATCTGTTAAACCTGATGGATGTGAAAATTTTCGTGGATACTGATGACGATGTCCGTCTTCTGCGCCGGCTCAAAAGAGATATTCAGGAAAGGGGCCGTTCTGTAGACGGGGTGCTAACACAGTATGAAAAGTTCGTGCGCCCCATGCACCTTGAGTTCGTGGAGCCCAGCAAGCGATATGCAGATATTATTATCCCGCGTGGCGGAAAAAATAAAGTAGCCCTCGAAATGGTTTCTGCACTTATCAGTGGCAAGATGAATGGGTAA
- a CDS encoding type III pantothenate kinase has product MSKIDSNSSKKALYLDAGNSSIKGAYKNGVNWEAIHARKNYTASELVHWIDEHPESFSHIVLASVRKDVQDAIRKELSHVKLVELSTDDIPRELLDYQTTETLGIDRFLACYGATNQTNGSVVVIDAGTALTIDFMDQESVYHGGLIAPGLSSFTEILPQKAPALPGVEIEIPEIWPGKSTVDSLKWGQAGFYQMAIEGILQKYEEEFGPFELFITGGDAQSIRQLISGESKVRPFLVFDGMKLLERRKRNIE; this is encoded by the coding sequence ATGAGCAAAATCGATTCCAATTCATCAAAAAAAGCTCTGTATCTGGATGCCGGAAATTCATCTATTAAAGGTGCATACAAAAACGGAGTGAACTGGGAAGCCATTCATGCCAGGAAGAACTACACCGCATCCGAGCTTGTGCACTGGATTGATGAGCATCCTGAGTCTTTTTCACATATAGTATTGGCGAGCGTACGGAAGGACGTACAGGATGCAATACGCAAAGAATTGAGTCATGTCAAACTGGTTGAGCTAAGTACAGACGACATTCCCCGTGAATTACTTGATTATCAGACTACCGAAACCCTGGGAATAGATCGGTTTTTAGCATGCTACGGAGCTACCAATCAAACGAATGGTTCGGTGGTAGTGATTGATGCTGGTACCGCGTTGACTATTGATTTCATGGATCAGGAGAGTGTATATCATGGGGGATTGATTGCTCCGGGATTATCTTCATTCACTGAAATTTTGCCGCAAAAAGCTCCTGCATTGCCGGGTGTAGAGATAGAAATTCCTGAAATCTGGCCCGGAAAAAGTACGGTTGATTCATTGAAATGGGGGCAGGCAGGATTTTATCAGATGGCCATTGAAGGGATTCTTCAAAAATATGAAGAGGAATTCGGTCCTTTCGAATTGTTTATAACCGGAGGAGATGCTCAATCAATCAGGCAACTGATAAGCGGGGAATCCAAAGTCAGGCCATTTCTCGTGTTTGATGGAATGAAGTTATTGGAACGCCGAAAAAGGAACATCGAATAA
- a CDS encoding SDR family oxidoreductase, giving the protein MNLDSKVAIVTGASSGIGAEFCKMLIENGTEVYGLARRVDKLNKLQKSLGDKFHPVKMDITNPDDLEEWVNDTFNLNHLPDILINNAGVMYSANVDDLSMDEWHTMINVNLNGIFYLTRLIVPLMKNNENTCHIINISSIAGLLGNPTISGYNASKFGVRGFSEALFKELRYDSIKVTCVFPGSINTDLFDKIDGIENHPNMMKTTDISSTVKFLLETDDNFLINEITMRPLNPKDPTN; this is encoded by the coding sequence ATGAATCTTGATTCTAAAGTCGCCATCGTAACCGGAGCCAGCAGCGGTATTGGAGCAGAGTTTTGCAAAATGCTGATTGAAAACGGAACCGAAGTGTATGGACTTGCGCGCAGAGTTGATAAACTGAATAAGCTTCAAAAATCTTTGGGTGATAAATTTCACCCGGTTAAAATGGATATCACAAATCCTGATGACCTTGAAGAATGGGTGAATGATACTTTTAATTTGAATCACCTGCCGGATATACTGATCAACAATGCCGGAGTGATGTATTCTGCCAACGTGGATGACCTTTCCATGGATGAGTGGCATACCATGATCAATGTTAACCTGAATGGGATTTTTTACCTCACACGCCTGATCGTCCCGCTGATGAAAAACAATGAAAATACCTGCCATATTATCAATATTTCTTCTATTGCCGGATTATTAGGAAACCCAACCATTTCAGGATATAACGCCAGTAAGTTTGGGGTACGTGGATTTAGTGAGGCTTTATTTAAAGAACTTCGTTATGATAGCATCAAAGTTACCTGCGTTTTCCCGGGCTCTATAAACACCGACCTGTTTGATAAAATTGATGGTATAGAGAATCATCCCAACATGATGAAAACCACCGATATTTCAAGTACTGTGAAGTTCCTGCTCGAAACAGATGATAACTTCCTGATTAATGAAATCACCATGCGCCCTCTTAACCCTAAAGATCCTACCAATTAA
- a CDS encoding DUF4296 domain-containing protein — protein MKTPFKQAACFLFLVVTVFGCLGPEETPKPDNLIDEQNYIDLLIEMQHISTYRDARIEDVNADSLKSLIYNKFNITEEQFLATHEYYQKQVDRQIKRVNEAIRQLENEEQYIQAHIDSVKAARRDSTEK, from the coding sequence ATGAAAACTCCTTTTAAACAAGCTGCTTGCTTTCTTTTTTTAGTAGTAACTGTATTTGGTTGTCTGGGCCCTGAGGAAACTCCCAAACCCGACAACCTTATCGATGAACAAAACTACATCGATCTCTTGATTGAGATGCAGCACATCTCGACTTATCGGGATGCCCGAATAGAAGATGTGAATGCCGATTCTTTAAAATCTTTGATATACAATAAGTTTAACATTACCGAAGAACAGTTTTTAGCCACTCATGAATACTATCAAAAGCAGGTAGATCGACAAATAAAACGGGTTAATGAAGCCATTCGTCAACTTGAAAATGAAGAGCAATACATTCAGGCTCACATCGATTCCGTAAAAGCAGCCAGAAGGGATTCAACTGAGAAATAG
- a CDS encoding ATP-dependent DNA helicase RecQ, whose product MQDYFHKAELNLKKFWGFDGFRPGQDEVVKSVFEGKDTLVLFPTGGGKSLCYQVPATVFEGMTLVISPLVALMQDQVQQLKSKGVSATFINSTIPSYEVEQRLVNARNGMYKLLYCAPERLKTSLWEAEMPNLNIDLVAIDEAHCISEWGHDFRPSYRDIRESLAVIEDQTRWVALTATATPEVQKDIVGSLGFEQPNVISRGFSRPNLKWWVVKAPNKKQKLEESVKKGAQKGDGLIYGGTRKNCEQLAERFSRIGIKAEAYHAGIESEERKAIQQRWITGETPLVAATNAFGMGIDKPNCRYVIHEEMPYSLEAYYQEAGRAGRDGEESFPILLYRESDYHKADDRIDQGYPKLDELDHVYQVLCDSFHLAVGSEMEESMPFDIEQIKKRGKLKYGKARAAMRLLDQFDIIAMQEEVKPAVSLQFTLSQNAMKTFREKCKNDEKAEFTDKLERMFGTLAFNEMVQLDEEYVLEKLGIRRNVLVKALNVLMQNDQVLVFEMHKQRNLVKVLEARSRKLPLTKKEVESHRNNLFRKLEHMHGFILTENCREVYLRNYFGDTDAEPCGHCDNCLKNGSVQEVKPTDEEIAAVYTELKNEEQNIHQLCSSTKQSNQKVQQAVQFLIREGKVTTVPSKPGYYCKI is encoded by the coding sequence TTGCAGGATTATTTTCACAAAGCAGAATTAAATTTAAAAAAATTTTGGGGATTTGATGGATTCCGGCCCGGTCAGGATGAAGTAGTCAAGTCTGTTTTTGAGGGGAAAGACACGCTTGTTCTTTTTCCAACGGGTGGAGGGAAGTCGCTCTGTTACCAGGTGCCTGCTACTGTTTTTGAAGGCATGACGCTGGTCATTTCCCCACTGGTGGCATTGATGCAGGATCAGGTGCAGCAGTTAAAATCTAAAGGAGTATCTGCTACCTTTATCAACAGCACCATTCCTTCGTATGAAGTAGAGCAACGCCTGGTGAATGCCCGAAATGGAATGTACAAATTGCTTTACTGTGCACCGGAACGGTTAAAAACTTCACTCTGGGAAGCGGAAATGCCGAACCTGAATATTGACCTTGTGGCTATTGATGAGGCGCATTGCATTAGTGAATGGGGGCATGACTTTCGCCCGAGTTACCGGGATATCAGGGAATCATTGGCCGTTATTGAAGATCAAACCCGATGGGTTGCCCTTACGGCTACAGCTACTCCGGAAGTTCAAAAGGATATCGTCGGTTCGCTGGGTTTTGAGCAGCCAAATGTAATATCCCGCGGTTTTTCACGCCCGAATTTGAAATGGTGGGTAGTGAAAGCTCCCAATAAAAAACAGAAGCTGGAAGAATCGGTAAAGAAAGGAGCTCAAAAAGGAGATGGCCTGATTTATGGGGGGACCCGGAAAAACTGTGAACAGCTGGCTGAGCGATTTTCCAGAATAGGGATTAAAGCCGAGGCTTATCATGCAGGAATTGAATCTGAAGAGCGGAAAGCTATCCAACAGCGGTGGATTACAGGAGAAACACCACTCGTAGCTGCGACCAATGCCTTTGGAATGGGAATCGACAAACCAAATTGCCGATATGTGATTCACGAAGAAATGCCTTATTCACTGGAAGCATATTATCAGGAAGCCGGTCGTGCAGGCAGGGATGGGGAAGAAAGTTTTCCGATTTTGCTGTACAGAGAATCGGATTATCATAAAGCTGATGACCGTATTGATCAGGGCTATCCTAAACTTGATGAACTGGATCATGTTTACCAGGTGTTGTGCGATAGTTTTCACCTTGCCGTTGGGTCTGAAATGGAAGAATCCATGCCTTTTGATATTGAACAAATTAAAAAACGGGGGAAACTTAAATACGGGAAAGCAAGAGCGGCTATGCGGCTTCTGGATCAGTTTGATATTATTGCTATGCAGGAAGAGGTGAAGCCGGCTGTTAGCCTGCAGTTTACGCTTAGTCAAAACGCTATGAAAACATTCCGTGAGAAATGTAAGAATGATGAAAAGGCTGAATTCACGGATAAGCTGGAGCGCATGTTTGGAACATTGGCGTTTAATGAAATGGTGCAGCTGGATGAAGAGTATGTGCTTGAGAAGTTAGGAATTCGAAGGAATGTATTAGTCAAAGCTTTAAATGTGCTGATGCAAAATGATCAGGTATTGGTTTTCGAAATGCATAAACAACGAAACCTGGTAAAAGTTCTGGAGGCCCGTTCCCGTAAGTTACCTCTCACAAAAAAAGAGGTTGAGTCGCACCGTAATAATTTGTTCCGGAAACTAGAGCATATGCATGGATTTATTCTAACAGAAAATTGCCGGGAAGTATATCTGCGAAACTATTTTGGTGATACCGATGCTGAGCCTTGCGGTCATTGTGATAATTGTCTGAAGAATGGATCTGTTCAGGAGGTAAAGCCAACCGATGAGGAAATCGCCGCAGTCTACACAGAACTAAAAAATGAAGAGCAGAATATTCATCAACTTTGCAGTTCAACCAAACAGTCTAATCAAAAGGTTCAACAAGCTGTTCAGTTTTTGATCAGGGAAGGAAAAGTGACTACAGTACCATCTAAACCGGGATATTATTGTAAAATATAA
- a CDS encoding endo alpha-1,4 polygalactosaminidase, with translation MRTKFLFLFLIIATLFSCGVDFNDDSIDYREEMRIFVQEISEFAKDQNPDFSVIPQNGHPLILRNGNPANDYLNAVDGLAQESLFFGYSKDDQPTPATETNQLLKLLNMGKQAGKTILVTDYCSTSFKVNNSYNQNNSLGYLSFAAPERDLTKIPSRPIALPGVNDEQISRLSEAKNFLYLLNMSEFESRADFINSVQSTNYDLIVMDAFYGSRMFTPQEVEQLRQKENGGKRMVISYMSIGEAEDYRYYWQDEWYTGNPEWLVQENPNWEGNYKVMYWHPEWKSIIYGNEDSYLQQIIDAGFDGVYLDIIDGFEFFE, from the coding sequence ATGCGAACAAAATTTCTATTCCTGTTTTTAATTATCGCCACCTTATTTTCTTGTGGTGTAGATTTCAATGATGACAGTATTGATTATCGTGAAGAGATGCGCATTTTTGTTCAGGAAATTTCTGAGTTCGCCAAAGATCAAAACCCTGATTTTTCCGTCATCCCTCAAAACGGACATCCATTGATATTAAGAAATGGAAATCCTGCCAATGATTACCTCAATGCCGTGGATGGACTCGCCCAGGAAAGTCTCTTTTTCGGCTATAGCAAAGACGATCAGCCTACCCCCGCTACTGAAACCAATCAGTTGCTTAAATTATTGAACATGGGCAAACAAGCTGGTAAGACCATTCTGGTTACCGATTATTGTTCCACTTCATTTAAGGTAAATAATTCGTACAACCAAAATAATTCATTGGGCTATCTGTCCTTTGCCGCTCCTGAACGGGATTTAACGAAAATTCCCTCCCGCCCTATTGCTTTACCTGGTGTTAATGATGAACAGATTTCAAGACTATCAGAAGCAAAGAACTTTTTATACCTGCTGAATATGTCTGAATTTGAGTCCAGAGCTGACTTCATAAATTCCGTCCAGAGCACCAACTATGACCTCATTGTAATGGATGCTTTTTATGGAAGCCGTATGTTTACCCCACAAGAGGTAGAACAGCTACGGCAAAAAGAAAATGGGGGCAAGCGGATGGTCATCAGCTACATGAGCATCGGAGAAGCGGAAGATTATCGCTACTACTGGCAAGATGAATGGTACACTGGCAACCCGGAGTGGCTGGTACAGGAAAACCCAAACTGGGAAGGAAATTACAAGGTAATGTACTGGCATCCTGAATGGAAATCCATCATATATGGGAATGAAGACTCTTATCTGCAACAAATTATAGACGCTGGTTTTGACGGAGTATATTTGGATATCATAGATGGATTTGAATTCTTTGAATAA